Proteins from a genomic interval of Pseudodesulfovibrio nedwellii:
- a CDS encoding RrF2 family transcriptional regulator encodes MKLTTRSRYGTRLLLDIALHSREGRPVPSKDTAAREGLSLKYLEKLIKMLKQEGYVVGKRGPNGGNVLVRKPEDISIGEVARILDGEEQVLGCDGDVSTCPRAAVCLKRSIWDDASMAMYKMLDSFSLADLMKDAYLCPQNPPPKE; translated from the coding sequence ATGAAATTGACCACACGCAGCAGATACGGCACACGATTGCTACTGGATATTGCTTTGCATTCCAGAGAAGGAAGACCTGTGCCGAGTAAGGACACCGCAGCACGCGAAGGATTATCCCTCAAATATCTAGAAAAGCTTATCAAGATGCTGAAGCAAGAGGGATATGTTGTGGGGAAACGTGGGCCGAACGGTGGTAATGTTCTGGTTCGGAAGCCCGAAGATATTTCCATTGGTGAAGTCGCACGTATCCTCGATGGCGAAGAGCAGGTTCTCGGATGTGATGGAGATGTCTCCACCTGTCCGCGTGCGGCGGTTTGTTTGAAGCGGTCTATATGGGACGATGCCAGCATGGCCATGTACAAGATGCTCGACTCTTTTTCTCTGGCTGATCTCATGAAGGACGCATATTTGTGTCCGCAAAATCCCCCCCCGAAAGAATAG